In one window of Paraburkholderia phymatum STM815 DNA:
- the rpoB gene encoding DNA-directed RNA polymerase subunit beta, with translation MQYSFTEKKRIRKSFAKRPIVHQVPFLLATQLESFSTFLQAEVPTAQRKPEGLQAAFTSVFPIVSHNGFARLEFVSYMLSPPAFNIKECQQRGLTYCSALRAKVRLVLLDKESPSKPVVKEVKEQEVYMGEIPLMTPTGSFVINGTERVIVSQLHRSPGVFFEHDKGKTHSSGKLLFSARIIPYRGSWLDFEFDPKDVLYFRVDRRRKMPVTILLKAIGLTPEQILANFFVFDNFTLMPEGAQMEFVPERLRGEVARFDITDRDGKVIVQKDKRINAKHIRDLENAKTKYISVPEDYLLGRVLAKNVVDGDTGEVIANANDEVTESVLDKLREAKIKDIQTLYTNDLDQGPYISSTLRIDETADKMAARIAIYRMMRPGEPPTEEAVEALFNRLFYSEEAYDLSKVGRMKFNRRVGRDEIVGPMTLQDDDILATIKILVELRNGKGEVDDIDHLGNRRVRCVGELAENQFRAGLVRVERAVKERLGQAESENLMPHDLINSKPISSAIREFFGSSQLSQFMDQTNPLSEITHKRRVSALGPGGLTRERAGFEVRDVHPTHYGRVCPIETPEGPNIGLINSLALYAHLNEYGFLETPYRKVTDGKVTDQIDYLSAIEEGRYVIAQANAAVAEDGTLTDELVSSREAGETLMVTPDRIQYMDVAPSQIVSVAASLIPFLEHDDANRALMGSNMQRQAVPCLRPEKPVVGTGIERTVAVDSGTTVQALRGGVVDYVDAGRIVIRVNDDEAVAGDVGVDIYNLIKYTRSNQNTNINQRPIAKVGDKVARGDVLADGASTDLGELALGQNMLVAFMPWNGYNFEDSILISEKVVADDRYTSIHIEELNVVARDTKLGPEEITRDISNLAEVQLGRLDESGIVYIGAEVEAGDVLVGKVTPKGETQLTPEEKLLRAIFGEKASDVKDTSLRVPSGMSGTVIDVQVFTREGIQRDKRAQQIIDDELKRYRLDLNDQLRIVEGDAFQRLARMLEGKVANGGPKKLAKGTKIERAYLEDLDHYHWFDIRLADEEAAAQLEAIKDSIEQKRHQFDLAFEEKRKKLTQGDELPPGVLKMVKVYLAVKRRLQPGDKMAGRHGNKGVVSKIVPIEDMPYMADGRPADVVLNPLGVPSRMNVGQVLEVHLGWAAKGLGWRIGEMLQRQARIEEVRAFLTKIYNESGRAEELESFSDDEILELAKNLREGVPFATPVFDGATEEEMSSMLDLAFPDDIAQNLGMTKSKNQVRLYDGRTGEAFERTVTVGYMHYLKLHHLVDDKMHARSTGPYSLVTQQPLGGKAQFGGQRFGEMEVWALEAYGASYVLQEMLTVKSDDVTGRTKVYENLVKGDHVIDAGMPESFNVLVKEIRSLGIDIDLDRN, from the coding sequence ATGCAATATTCCTTCACCGAGAAGAAGCGTATTCGCAAGAGTTTCGCGAAGCGCCCCATCGTTCACCAAGTACCTTTCCTGCTGGCTACCCAGCTTGAATCATTCAGCACGTTTCTGCAAGCAGAAGTGCCAACGGCGCAGCGCAAACCGGAAGGTCTGCAGGCTGCGTTCACATCGGTTTTTCCCATTGTTTCGCATAACGGCTTCGCTCGTCTCGAGTTCGTCAGCTACATGCTGTCGCCGCCGGCATTCAATATCAAGGAATGTCAGCAGCGCGGCCTGACTTACTGCTCGGCGCTGCGTGCCAAGGTGCGTCTCGTTCTGCTCGACAAGGAATCGCCGAGCAAGCCCGTCGTCAAGGAAGTGAAGGAGCAGGAAGTGTACATGGGCGAAATTCCGCTCATGACGCCGACCGGCTCGTTCGTCATCAACGGCACGGAACGTGTGATCGTGTCGCAGCTGCACCGTTCGCCTGGCGTGTTCTTCGAGCATGACAAGGGCAAGACGCACAGCTCCGGCAAGCTGCTGTTTTCCGCACGTATCATTCCTTACCGCGGCTCGTGGCTCGACTTCGAATTCGACCCGAAGGACGTGCTGTACTTCCGCGTCGACCGTCGTCGCAAGATGCCCGTCACGATCCTGCTGAAGGCAATCGGCCTGACGCCGGAACAGATCCTCGCGAACTTCTTCGTGTTCGACAACTTCACGCTGATGCCGGAGGGCGCGCAGATGGAGTTTGTGCCGGAGCGTCTGCGTGGTGAAGTCGCGCGCTTCGACATCACGGACCGCGATGGCAAGGTCATCGTCCAGAAGGACAAGCGTATCAACGCGAAGCACATTCGCGACCTCGAAAACGCGAAGACGAAATACATTTCGGTTCCCGAAGACTATCTGCTCGGCCGTGTGCTCGCGAAGAATGTCGTCGACGGCGATACGGGCGAAGTGATCGCGAACGCGAACGACGAAGTCACGGAAAGCGTGCTCGACAAGCTGCGCGAAGCGAAGATCAAGGACATCCAGACGCTCTACACGAACGATCTGGATCAGGGTCCGTACATTTCGTCGACGCTGCGTATCGACGAAACGGCCGACAAAATGGCCGCTCGCATTGCGATCTACCGCATGATGCGCCCGGGCGAGCCGCCGACGGAAGAAGCCGTCGAGGCGCTGTTCAACCGTCTGTTCTACAGTGAAGAAGCCTACGACCTGTCGAAGGTGGGTCGTATGAAGTTCAACCGCCGCGTTGGCCGCGATGAAATCGTGGGCCCGATGACGCTGCAGGACGACGACATCCTCGCGACGATCAAGATCCTGGTCGAGCTGCGTAACGGCAAGGGCGAAGTGGACGACATCGACCACCTCGGCAACCGTCGTGTGCGCTGCGTCGGCGAACTGGCGGAGAACCAGTTCCGCGCCGGTCTCGTGCGTGTCGAGCGCGCTGTGAAGGAACGCCTCGGCCAGGCCGAAAGCGAAAACCTCATGCCGCACGATCTGATCAATTCGAAGCCGATTTCATCGGCGATTCGCGAGTTCTTCGGTTCGTCGCAGCTGTCGCAGTTCATGGACCAGACCAACCCGCTGTCGGAAATCACCCACAAGCGCCGCGTGTCGGCACTTGGCCCGGGCGGTCTGACGCGCGAGCGCGCTGGCTTTGAAGTCCGCGACGTGCACCCGACGCACTATGGCCGTGTGTGTCCGATCGAAACGCCGGAAGGTCCGAACATCGGTCTGATCAACTCGCTGGCACTGTACGCGCACCTGAACGAATACGGCTTCCTCGAAACGCCGTATCGCAAGGTGACGGACGGCAAGGTCACGGACCAGATCGACTATCTGTCGGCAATCGAAGAAGGCCGCTACGTGATCGCTCAGGCGAACGCCGCTGTGGCAGAAGACGGCACGCTGACCGACGAACTCGTGTCTTCGCGTGAAGCGGGCGAAACGTTGATGGTGACGCCAGACCGCATCCAGTACATGGACGTGGCGCCGTCGCAGATCGTGTCGGTGGCGGCATCGCTGATTCCGTTCCTCGAGCACGATGACGCGAACCGTGCACTGATGGGCTCGAACATGCAGCGTCAGGCTGTGCCGTGTCTGCGTCCGGAAAAGCCGGTTGTCGGTACGGGTATCGAGCGTACGGTGGCGGTGGACTCTGGCACGACCGTGCAGGCACTGCGCGGCGGTGTGGTCGATTACGTCGACGCTGGCCGTATCGTGATTCGTGTGAACGACGACGAAGCGGTTGCCGGTGATGTCGGTGTCGACATCTACAACCTGATCAAGTACACGCGTTCGAACCAGAACACGAACATCAACCAGCGTCCGATCGCGAAGGTCGGCGACAAGGTTGCGCGCGGCGACGTGCTGGCTGACGGCGCTTCGACTGACCTCGGCGAACTGGCGCTTGGCCAGAACATGCTGGTCGCGTTCATGCCGTGGAACGGCTACAACTTCGAAGACTCGATCCTGATCTCGGAAAAGGTCGTTGCGGACGATCGCTACACGTCGATCCACATCGAAGAACTGAACGTCGTGGCTCGCGACACGAAGCTCGGACCGGAAGAAATCACGCGCGACATTTCGAATCTGGCTGAAGTGCAGCTTGGCCGTCTCGACGAGTCGGGCATCGTGTACATCGGCGCGGAAGTCGAAGCGGGCGACGTGCTGGTCGGCAAGGTCACGCCGAAGGGCGAAACCCAGCTGACGCCGGAAGAAAAGCTGCTGCGCGCGATTTTCGGCGAGAAGGCATCGGACGTGAAGGACACGTCGCTGCGCGTGCCGTCGGGCATGAGCGGCACGGTCATCGACGTGCAGGTGTTCACGCGTGAAGGCATCCAGCGCGACAAGCGTGCGCAACAGATCATCGACGACGAACTGAAGCGCTATCGCCTCGACCTGAACGACCAGCTGCGCATCGTGGAAGGCGACGCGTTCCAGCGTCTCGCACGCATGCTCGAAGGCAAGGTCGCGAACGGCGGTCCGAAGAAGCTGGCAAAGGGCACGAAGATCGAACGCGCTTACCTGGAAGATCTCGATCACTACCACTGGTTCGACATCCGCCTCGCGGACGAAGAAGCAGCGGCGCAGCTCGAAGCGATCAAGGATTCGATCGAACAGAAGCGTCACCAGTTCGACCTCGCGTTCGAAGAGAAGCGCAAGAAGCTCACGCAAGGCGACGAACTGCCGCCGGGCGTGCTGAAGATGGTCAAGGTGTACCTGGCAGTCAAGCGCCGCCTGCAGCCTGGCGACAAGATGGCAGGTCGTCACGGTAACAAGGGTGTCGTGTCGAAGATCGTTCCGATCGAAGACATGCCGTACATGGCCGATGGCCGTCCCGCAGACGTCGTGCTGAACCCGCTCGGCGTTCCGTCGCGGATGAACGTGGGTCAGGTTCTCGAAGTTCATCTGGGTTGGGCCGCGAAGGGTCTGGGCTGGCGTATCGGCGAAATGCTGCAGCGTCAGGCCAGGATCGAGGAAGTTCGCGCGTTCCTGACCAAGATTTACAACGAGTCGGGCCGCGCGGAAGAGCTGGAAAGCTTCTCCGACGACGAGATCCTCGAACTGGCGAAGAACCTGCGCGAAGGCGTGCCGTTCGCAACGCCGGTGTTCGACGGTGCGACGGAAGAGGAAATGTCCAGCATGCTGGATCTCGCCTTCCCGGACGACATCGCGCAGAACCTCGGCATGACGAAGTCGAAGAACCAGGTGCGTCTGTATGACGGCCGCACGGGTGAAGCCTTCGAACGTACGGTGACGGTCGGCTACATGCACTACCTGAAGCTGCACCACCTGGTCGACGACAAGATGCACGCGCGTTCGACGGGTCCGTACTCGCTGGTCACGCAGCAGCCGCTGGGTGGTAAGGCGCAGTTCGGTGGTCAGCGCTTCGGTGAAATGGAAGTGTGGGCGCTCGAAGCGTACGGCGCATCGTACGTGCTGCAGGAAATGTTGACGGTCAAGTCGGACGACGTGACAGGCCGGACCAAGGTTTACGAGAACCTGGTCAAGGGCGATCACGTCATCGACGCGGGCATGCCGGAATCCTTCAACGTGCTGGTGAAGGAAATCCGCTCGCTCGGTATCGACATCGACCTCGACCGCAACTAA
- the rplJ gene encoding 50S ribosomal protein L10, with protein MPLNKESKQAVVAEVSAQVAKAQTVVLAEYRGITVGDLTKLRAKAREQQVYLRVLKNTLARRAVEGTPFAPLAEQMTGPLIYGISEDAIAAAKVVNDFSKSNDKLIIKAGSYEGKVMDKAGVQALANIPSREELLSKLLFVMQAPVSGFARALAALAEKKQGEAA; from the coding sequence GTGCCACTGAACAAAGAAAGCAAGCAGGCCGTCGTAGCTGAGGTTTCCGCGCAAGTCGCGAAAGCTCAGACCGTGGTTCTGGCTGAGTATCGTGGGATCACGGTTGGCGATCTGACCAAGCTGCGCGCGAAAGCGCGTGAGCAACAGGTGTATCTGCGCGTGTTGAAGAACACGTTGGCGCGTCGCGCTGTTGAAGGTACCCCGTTTGCTCCGCTGGCTGAGCAGATGACCGGTCCGTTGATCTACGGCATCTCGGAAGATGCAATTGCTGCTGCTAAGGTTGTCAACGACTTCAGCAAAAGCAATGACAAGTTGATCATCAAGGCTGGTTCCTACGAAGGCAAGGTGATGGACAAGGCAGGCGTGCAAGCGCTGGCCAACATCCCGAGCCGCGAAGAACTGCTCTCCAAGCTGTTGTTCGTCATGCAAGCGCCTGTTTCTGGCTTTGCGCGCGCTCTGGCCGCGCTGGCAGAAAAGAAGCAAGGCGAAGCTGCGTAA
- the rpoC gene encoding DNA-directed RNA polymerase subunit beta': MKALLDLFKQVQQEEVFDAIKIGLASPDKIRSWSFGEVKKPETINYRTFKPERDGLFCAKIFGPIKDYECLCGKYKRLKHRGVICEKCGVEVTLAKVRRERMGHIELASPVAHIWFLKSLPSRLGMVLDMTLRDIERVLYFEAYVVIDPGMTPLKARQIMTEEDYYNKVEEYGDEFRAEMGAEGVRELLRAINIDEQVETLRSELKNTGSEAKIKKYAKRLKVLEAFQRSGIKPEWMILEVLPVLPPELRPLVPLDGGRFATSDLNDLYRRVINRNNRLKRLLELKAPEIIVRNEKRMLQEAVDSLLDNGRRGKAMTGANKRPLKSLADMIKGKGGRFRQNLLGKRVDYSGRSVIVVGPTLKLHQCGLPKLMALELFKPFIFNKLEVMGVATTIKAAKKEVENQTPVVWDILEEVIREHPVMLNRAPTLHRLGIQAFEPVLIEGKAIQLHPLVCAAFNADFDGDQMAVHVPLSLEAQMEARTLMLASNNVLFPANGDPSIVPSQDIVLGLYYATREAINGKGEGMTFTGVSEVLRAYENKEVELASRVNVRITEMVHNEDKSEGAPAFVPKISLYATTVGRSILSEILPPGLPFSVLNKPLKKKEISRLINTAFRKCGLRETVIFADQLMQSGFRLATRAGISICVDDMLVPPQKETIVGDAAKKVKEYDRQYMSGLVTAQERYNNVVDIWSATSEAVGKAMMEQLSTEPVTDRDGNETRQESFNSIYMMADSGARGSAVQIRQLAGMRGLMAKPDGSIIETPITANFREGLNVLQYFISTHGARKGLADTALKTANSGYLTRRLVDVTQDLVVVEDDCGTSQGVAMKALVEGGEVVEALRDRILGRVAVADVVNPETQETLYESGTLLDESAVEEIERLGIDEVRVRTPLTCETRYGLCASCYGRDLGRGSLVNVGEAVGVIAAQSIGEPGTQLTMRTFHIGGAASRAAVASSVEAKSNGTVRFTATMRYVTNAKGEQIVISRSGEALITDDHGRERERHKVPYGATLLQLDGAQIKAGTQLATWDPLTRPIITEWGGTVKFENVEEGVTVAKQIDDVTGLSTLVVIDAKRRGSQSSKSVRPQVKLLDANGEEVKIPNSEHSVQIGFQVGALITVKDGQQVQVGEVLARIPTEAQKTRDITGGLPRVAELFEARSPKDAGILAEVTGTTSFGKDTKGKQRLVITDLEGNQHEFLIAKEKQVLVHDGQVVNKGEMIVDGPADPHDILRLQGIEALSRYIVDEVQDVYRLQGVKINDKHIEVIVRQMLRRVQITDNGDTRFIPGEQVERSDMLDENDRMNAEDKRPATYENILLGITKASLSTDSFISAASFQETTRVLTEAAIMGKRDDLRGLKENVIVGRLIPAGTGLAFHKARKTKEMADRERFDQIAAEEAFEFGTPETPAAEQTPHTNE, from the coding sequence ATGAAAGCTCTGCTCGATCTATTCAAGCAAGTCCAACAGGAAGAAGTTTTCGACGCGATCAAGATCGGTCTGGCCTCGCCCGACAAGATCCGTTCGTGGTCGTTCGGCGAAGTCAAGAAGCCGGAAACGATCAACTACCGCACGTTCAAGCCGGAGCGGGATGGCCTGTTCTGCGCGAAGATTTTCGGTCCGATCAAGGACTACGAATGCCTGTGCGGCAAATACAAGCGCCTGAAGCACCGTGGCGTGATCTGCGAGAAGTGCGGCGTCGAAGTGACGCTCGCGAAGGTGCGCCGCGAACGCATGGGCCATATCGAACTGGCCTCGCCCGTCGCGCATATCTGGTTCCTGAAGTCGCTGCCGTCGCGTCTGGGCATGGTGCTCGACATGACGCTGCGCGACATCGAGCGCGTGCTGTACTTCGAAGCATATGTGGTGATCGATCCGGGCATGACGCCGCTAAAGGCGCGTCAGATCATGACGGAAGAGGATTACTACAATAAGGTCGAAGAGTACGGTGACGAGTTCCGCGCTGAAATGGGCGCGGAAGGCGTGCGCGAACTGCTGCGGGCGATCAACATCGACGAACAGGTCGAAACGCTGCGTTCGGAGCTGAAGAACACCGGTTCGGAAGCGAAGATCAAGAAGTACGCGAAGCGCCTGAAAGTGCTCGAGGCTTTCCAGCGTTCGGGCATCAAGCCCGAGTGGATGATTCTCGAAGTGCTGCCCGTGCTGCCGCCGGAACTGCGTCCGCTGGTTCCGCTGGACGGCGGCCGCTTCGCGACCTCTGACCTGAACGACCTGTATCGCCGCGTGATCAACCGTAACAACCGGTTGAAGCGTCTGCTCGAGTTGAAGGCGCCTGAAATCATCGTCCGCAACGAAAAGCGGATGCTGCAGGAAGCCGTCGATTCGCTGCTCGACAACGGCCGTCGCGGCAAGGCGATGACGGGCGCGAACAAGCGTCCGCTGAAGTCGCTGGCCGACATGATCAAGGGCAAGGGCGGTCGCTTCCGTCAGAACCTGCTGGGCAAGCGCGTCGACTACTCGGGCCGTTCGGTCATCGTGGTCGGCCCGACGCTGAAGCTGCACCAGTGCGGTCTGCCGAAGCTGATGGCGCTCGAACTCTTCAAGCCGTTCATCTTCAACAAGCTGGAAGTGATGGGCGTTGCGACAACCATCAAGGCTGCGAAGAAGGAAGTCGAGAATCAGACGCCGGTGGTGTGGGACATCCTTGAAGAGGTGATCCGCGAACATCCGGTGATGCTGAACCGCGCACCGACGCTGCACCGTCTCGGCATTCAGGCTTTCGAGCCGGTGCTCATCGAAGGTAAGGCAATCCAGCTGCACCCGCTCGTTTGCGCCGCGTTCAACGCCGACTTCGACGGTGACCAGATGGCTGTTCACGTTCCGCTGTCGCTGGAAGCGCAGATGGAAGCGCGCACGCTGATGCTGGCGTCGAACAACGTGCTGTTCCCGGCCAACGGCGATCCGTCGATCGTGCCGTCGCAGGATATCGTGCTCGGCCTGTACTACGCGACGCGTGAAGCGATCAACGGCAAGGGCGAAGGCATGACGTTCACGGGCGTGTCGGAAGTGCTGCGCGCCTACGAGAACAAGGAAGTCGAACTGGCGTCGCGCGTCAACGTGCGGATCACGGAAATGGTCCACAACGAAGACAAGTCGGAAGGCGCGCCGGCGTTCGTGCCGAAGATTTCGCTGTACGCGACCACGGTTGGCCGCTCGATCCTGTCGGAAATCCTGCCGCCGGGCCTGCCCTTCTCGGTGCTGAACAAGCCGCTGAAGAAGAAGGAAATCTCGCGTCTGATCAACACGGCATTCCGCAAGTGCGGTCTGCGCGAAACGGTGATCTTTGCCGACCAGCTGATGCAGTCGGGCTTCCGCCTGGCAACGCGGGCCGGTATTTCGATCTGCGTCGACGACATGCTCGTGCCGCCGCAGAAGGAAACGATCGTCGGGGACGCCGCGAAGAAGGTGAAGGAATACGACCGTCAGTACATGTCGGGTCTCGTCACCGCGCAGGAACGCTATAACAACGTGGTCGACATCTGGTCGGCGACGTCGGAAGCGGTCGGCAAGGCGATGATGGAGCAGCTGTCGACGGAGCCGGTGACGGACCGCGACGGCAACGAAACGCGTCAGGAGTCGTTCAACTCCATCTACATGATGGCTGACTCGGGTGCGCGTGGTTCGGCAGTTCAGATCCGTCAGCTGGCCGGTATGCGCGGCCTGATGGCGAAGCCGGACGGCTCGATCATCGAGACGCCGATTACGGCGAACTTCCGCGAAGGCCTGAACGTGTTGCAGTACTTCATCTCGACCCACGGCGCACGTAAGGGTCTGGCTGATACGGCACTGAAGACGGCGAACTCCGGTTACCTGACGCGTCGTCTCGTCGACGTGACGCAGGATCTCGTCGTGGTCGAAGACGATTGCGGCACGTCGCAAGGCGTCGCGATGAAGGCGCTGGTCGAAGGCGGTGAAGTCGTCGAAGCACTGCGCGACCGTATTCTCGGCCGCGTGGCTGTGGCTGACGTCGTCAATCCGGAAACGCAAGAGACGCTGTACGAATCGGGCACGCTGCTCGACGAATCGGCTGTCGAAGAAATCGAGCGTCTGGGCATCGACGAAGTGCGAGTGCGCACGCCGCTCACCTGCGAAACGCGTTACGGTCTGTGCGCATCGTGCTATGGCCGCGACCTGGGCCGTGGCTCGCTGGTGAACGTCGGTGAAGCAGTCGGCGTGATCGCTGCACAGTCGATCGGTGAGCCGGGCACGCAGCTGACGATGCGTACGTTCCACATCGGTGGTGCGGCATCGCGTGCGGCAGTGGCGTCGTCGGTCGAAGCGAAGTCGAACGGTACCGTGCGTTTCACGGCGACGATGCGTTACGTCACGAACGCGAAGGGCGAGCAGATCGTCATCTCGCGTTCGGGCGAAGCGCTGATCACCGACGATCACGGCCGCGAGCGCGAGCGTCACAAGGTGCCGTACGGCGCGACGCTGCTGCAACTCGACGGTGCCCAGATCAAGGCAGGCACGCAGCTGGCCACGTGGGATCCGCTGACGCGTCCGATCATCACCGAGTGGGGCGGTACGGTGAAGTTCGAAAACGTCGAGGAAGGCGTGACGGTCGCGAAGCAGATCGACGACGTGACGGGTCTTTCGACGTTGGTCGTGATCGACGCGAAGCGCCGCGGTTCGCAATCGTCGAAGAGCGTGCGTCCGCAGGTGAAGCTGCTCGACGCGAACGGCGAAGAAGTCAAGATCCCGAACTCGGAGCACTCGGTTCAGATCGGCTTCCAGGTCGGCGCTCTGATCACCGTGAAGGACGGCCAGCAGGTTCAGGTGGGTGAAGTGCTCGCACGTATCCCGACTGAAGCGCAGAAGACTCGCGATATTACGGGTGGTCTGCCGCGTGTGGCGGAACTGTTCGAAGCACGTTCGCCGAAGGACGCAGGTATCCTGGCGGAAGTCACGGGTACGACGTCGTTCGGTAAGGACACGAAGGGCAAGCAGCGTCTCGTTATCACGGACCTCGAGGGCAACCAGCACGAGTTCCTGATCGCGAAGGAAAAGCAGGTTCTGGTGCATGATGGTCAGGTCGTCAACAAGGGCGAAATGATCGTCGACGGGCCGGCTGATCCGCACGACATCCTGCGTCTGCAGGGTATCGAAGCGCTGTCGCGTTACATCGTGGACGAAGTGCAGGACGTGTACCGACTGCAGGGCGTGAAGATCAACGACAAGCACATCGAAGTGATCGTGCGTCAGATGCTGCGTCGTGTGCAGATCACGGACAACGGCGATACGCGCTTCATCCCGGGCGAACAGGTCGAGCGGTCGGACATGCTCGACGAAAACGACCGTATGAACGCGGAAGACAAGCGTCCGGCGACGTACGAGAACATCCTGCTGGGTATTACGAAGGCGTCGCTTTCGACCGATTCGTTCATCTCGGCGGCATCGTTCCAGGAAACGACGCGCGTGCTGACGGAAGCTGCGATCATGGGCAAGCGCGACGATCTGCGTGGCCTGAAGGAAAACGTGATCGTGGGCCGTCTGATTCCGGCCGGTACGGGTCTCGCGTTCCATAAGGCGCGCAAGACGAAGGAAATGGCGGACCGCGAGCGTTTCGACCAGATCGCTGCCGAAGAGGCCTTCGAGTTCGGTACGCCGGAAACCCCGGCTGCCGAGCAAACGCCGCATACCAACGAGTAA
- the recQ gene encoding DNA helicase RecQ — protein MSRPLQILNEVFGYPAFRGQQGEIVEHVSAGGDCLVLMPTGGGKSLCYQIPSLVRREAGLGAGIVVSPLIALMQDQVAALTEVGVRAAYLNSTLSGAEAAATERALREGEIDLLYVAPERLMTPRFLDLLERTRIGLFAIDEAHCVSQWGHDFRPEYIQLSVLHERFPSVPRIALTATADAITRDEIIHRLALDAARVFVSSFDRPNIRYRIVEKDNARSQLLDFIRAEHSRADGTTDAGVVYCLSRRKVEETADWLKTQGVRALPYHAGMEFEVRQKHQEMFQREEGIVMCATIAFGMGIDKPDVRFVAHLDLPKSVEGYYQETGRAGRDGLPANAWMTYGLGDVVQQRKMIDESEADDAHKRVQTGKLDALLGLCETASCRRVRLLAYFGEEGKPCGNCDTCLEPPASWDATRESQMALSCVFRAQRASGIHFGAGHLIDILRGNRTEKILQRGHEKLSTFGIGAALSEHEWRAVFRQLVAFGFLTVDHEGFGSLVLTEISKSVLKGEQTVTMRRYVKPVRTRQSSGRTSERADPTAGMNARERARWDRLRTWRTETAKSDGVPAYVIFHDATLAEIARNCPESLDDLRHIPGMGARKLDRFGDELLEVVAAD, from the coding sequence ATGTCCCGTCCGCTCCAGATCCTCAACGAAGTTTTCGGTTATCCCGCGTTTCGAGGGCAGCAAGGCGAAATCGTCGAACATGTTTCGGCGGGCGGCGACTGTCTGGTGCTGATGCCGACGGGCGGCGGCAAGTCGCTGTGTTATCAGATTCCATCTCTGGTGAGGCGTGAGGCGGGGTTGGGGGCGGGCATCGTCGTGTCGCCGCTGATCGCACTGATGCAGGATCAGGTGGCGGCGCTGACGGAAGTTGGCGTCCGCGCGGCGTACCTGAATTCGACCCTGTCGGGCGCCGAAGCCGCTGCGACGGAACGTGCACTGCGCGAGGGCGAAATCGATTTGCTGTATGTGGCGCCAGAGCGTCTGATGACGCCGCGCTTTCTCGATCTGCTCGAGCGCACGCGCATCGGCCTGTTCGCGATCGACGAAGCACATTGCGTGTCGCAATGGGGGCACGATTTCCGCCCCGAATACATTCAGCTTTCCGTCCTGCACGAACGTTTTCCATCGGTGCCGCGCATCGCGCTCACCGCGACCGCCGACGCGATTACGCGCGACGAAATCATTCACAGGCTCGCACTCGACGCCGCGCGTGTGTTTGTGTCGAGCTTCGACCGGCCGAACATCCGCTATCGGATCGTCGAAAAGGACAATGCACGCTCGCAACTGCTCGACTTCATCCGCGCGGAACACTCGCGTGCAGACGGCACGACCGACGCAGGCGTCGTGTATTGCCTGTCGCGCCGCAAGGTCGAAGAGACGGCTGACTGGTTGAAGACGCAGGGCGTGCGTGCGCTGCCGTATCACGCGGGAATGGAATTCGAGGTGCGTCAAAAGCACCAGGAAATGTTCCAGCGCGAAGAAGGCATCGTGATGTGCGCGACGATTGCGTTCGGCATGGGCATCGACAAACCGGACGTGCGTTTCGTCGCGCACCTTGACTTGCCGAAGAGCGTCGAAGGCTATTACCAGGAGACCGGTCGCGCAGGCCGCGATGGTTTACCTGCAAACGCGTGGATGACTTACGGACTCGGCGACGTCGTGCAGCAGCGCAAGATGATCGACGAATCCGAAGCCGACGACGCGCACAAGCGCGTGCAAACGGGCAAGCTCGATGCGTTGCTCGGCCTGTGCGAAACGGCTTCGTGCCGGCGCGTGCGGCTGCTCGCCTACTTCGGCGAAGAAGGCAAGCCGTGCGGCAACTGCGATACGTGCCTCGAGCCGCCAGCGTCGTGGGACGCGACGCGCGAATCGCAAATGGCGCTCTCGTGCGTATTCCGCGCGCAGCGCGCGAGCGGAATCCACTTTGGCGCAGGACACCTGATCGACATTCTCCGCGGCAATCGCACCGAGAAGATTCTGCAGCGCGGTCACGAGAAGCTGAGTACGTTTGGAATTGGCGCGGCTTTGTCCGAGCATGAATGGCGCGCAGTGTTTCGCCAGTTGGTGGCATTCGGATTTCTCACCGTCGATCACGAGGGATTCGGCTCGCTTGTGCTGACAGAAATTAGCAAGTCGGTCCTGAAGGGCGAACAGACCGTGACCATGCGCCGTTACGTGAAGCCTGTGCGGACGCGACAGTCGTCCGGTCGCACCAGCGAGCGCGCCGACCCGACGGCTGGCATGAACGCGCGCGAGCGCGCTCGGTGGGATCGGCTGCGCACATGGCGCACCGAGACGGCGAAAAGCGATGGCGTCCCGGCCTACGTCATCTTCCACGACGCGACCTTGGCGGAAATTGCGCGGAATTGCCCTGAATCGCTCGACGATCTGCGGCACATTCCCGGCATGGGCGCGCGTAAGCTCGACCGTTTCGGCGACGAACTGCTTGAAGTCGTCGCCGCGGATTGA
- the rplL gene encoding 50S ribosomal protein L7/L12: MAIAKEDILEAVGAMSVLELNELVKAFEEKFGVSAAAVAVAGPAGAGGGAAAAEEQTEFTVILSEAGANKVSVIKAVRELTGLGLKEAKDLVDGAPKPVKEAVPKAAAEEAKKKLEEAGAKAEIK, from the coding sequence ATGGCAATCGCAAAAGAAGACATCCTCGAAGCCGTAGGCGCGATGTCGGTTCTGGAACTGAACGAGCTGGTTAAGGCGTTCGAAGAAAAGTTTGGCGTGTCGGCTGCTGCTGTTGCAGTTGCTGGCCCCGCAGGCGCAGGCGGCGGCGCTGCCGCAGCTGAAGAGCAAACCGAATTCACGGTTATCCTGTCGGAAGCAGGCGCAAATAAGGTTTCCGTGATTAAGGCGGTTCGTGAACTGACGGGCCTGGGCCTGAAGGAAGCGAAGGACCTGGTCGACGGTGCACCGAAGCCCGTCAAGGAAGCGGTACCGAAGGCTGCAGCTGAAGAAGCCAAGAAGAAGCTGGAAGAAGCCGGCGCGAAGGCTGAAATCAAGTAA